Proteins found in one Oryza glaberrima chromosome 4, OglaRS2, whole genome shotgun sequence genomic segment:
- the LOC127769836 gene encoding 7-deoxyloganetin glucosyltransferase-like, producing MGSLPAAAEARPHAVMVPYPAQGHVTPMLTLAKLLYSRGFHVTFVNNEFNHRRLLRARGARALDGAPGFRFAAMDDGLPPSDADATQDVPALCHSVRTTWLPRFMSLLAKLDDEAAAAAAADGAARRVTCVVADSNMAFGIHAARELGLRCATLWTASACGFMGYYHYKHLLDRGLFPLKSEADLSNGHLDTTVDWIPGMPGDLRLRDLPSFVRSTDRDDIMFNFFVHVTASMSLAEAVIINTFDELDAPSSPLMGAMAALLPPIYTVGPLHLAARSNVPADSPVAGVGSNLWKEQGEALRWLDGRPPRSVVYVNFGSITVMSAEHLAEFAWGLAGSGYAFLWNVRPDLVKGDGGAAPALPPEFAAAAEARGMLTTWCPQAEVLEHEAVGVFLTHSGWNSTLESIAGGVPMVCWPFFAEQQTNCRYKRTEWGIGAEIPDDVRRGEVEALIREAMDGEKGREMRRRVAELRDSAVAAAKPGGRSVQNIDRLIDEVLMA from the exons atggggtcgttgccggcggcggcggaggcgcggccgcACGCCGTGATGGTGCCGTACCCGGCGCAGGGCCACGTCACGCCGATGCTGACGCTGGCGAAGCTGCTATACTCCCGCGGCTTCCACGTCACCTTCGTCAACAACGAGTtcaaccaccgccgcctcctccgcgcccgcGGCGCCCGCGCGCTCGACGGCGCCCCCGGCTTCCGCttcgccgccatggacgacggCCTCCCGCCGTCTGACGCCGACGCCACCCAGGACGTCCCGGCCCTCTGCCACTCCGTCCGCACCACCTGGCTTCCCAGGTTCATGTCGCTCCTCGCCAAGCtcgacgacgaggccgccgccgccgccgccgcggacggcgcggcgcggcgcgtcaCCTGCGTCGTCGCCGACAGCAACATGGCGTTCGGCATCCACGCCGCGCGGGAGCTCGGCCTCCGCTGCGCCACGCTCTGGACGGCCAGCGCGTGCGGGTTCATGGGCTACTACCACTACAAACACCTTCTTGACCGCGGCCTCTTCCCCCTCAAAA GCGAGGCTGACCTCAGCAATGGGCACTTGGACACGACGGTGGATTGGATCCCGGGCATGCCCGGCGACCTGCGGCTGCGCGACCTCCCGAGCTTCGTGCGGAGCACGGACCGCGACGACATCATGTTCAACTTCTTCGTCCACGTGACGGCGAGCATGTCGCTGGCGGAGGCGGTGATCATCAACACCTTCGACGAGCTcgacgcgccgtcgtcgccgctgatGGGCGCCATGGCCGCGCTGCTCCCGCCGATCTACACCGTCGGCCCGCTCCACCTGGCGGCGCGGAGCAACGTGCCGGCGGACagccccgtcgccggcgtcgggtcCAACCTGTGGAAGGAGCAGGGCGAGGCGCTCCGGTGGCTggacggccggccgccgcgctccgtGGTGTACGTCAACTTCGGGAGCATCACGGTGATGTCGGCCGAGCACCTGGCGGAGTTCGCGTGGGGGCTCGCCGGCAGCGGCTACGCGTTCCTGTGGAACGTGCGCCCCGACCTCGtgaagggcgacggcggcgccgcccccgcgctgccgccggagttcgcggcggcggcggaggcgagggggATGCTGACGACGTGGTGCCCGCAGGCGGAGGTGCTGGAGCACGAGGCGGTGGGGGTGTTCCTCACCCACTCCGGCtggaactcgacgctggagagcatcgccggcggcgtgccgatGGTGTGCTGGCCGTTCTTCGCCGAGCAGCAGACCAACTGCCGGTACAAGCGCACGGAGTGGGGGATCGGGGCGGAGATCCCCGACGACGtgcggcgcggcgaggtggaggcgctGATACGGGAGGCCATGGacggggagaaggggagggagatgcggcggcgcgtggccgaGCTCAGGGAcagcgccgtcgcggcggcgaagccgggTGGCCGGTCCGTGCAGAACATCGATAGGCTCATCGACGAAGTGCTCATGGCTTGA